In a single window of the Rhinolophus ferrumequinum isolate MPI-CBG mRhiFer1 chromosome 21, mRhiFer1_v1.p, whole genome shotgun sequence genome:
- the GPATCH8 gene encoding G patch domain-containing protein 8 isoform X2 has protein sequence MGMGRMEMELDYAEDATERRRVLEVEKEDTEELRQKYKDYVDKEKAIAKALEDLRANFYCELCDKQYQKHQEFDNHINSYDHAHKQRLKDLKQREFARNVSSRSRKDEKKQEKALRRLHELAEQRKQAECAPGSGPMFRPTTVAVDEEGGDDDKDESATNSGTSATATCGLGSEFSTDKGGPFTAVQVTNTTGQAQAPGSSSQGISFGIKNNLGTPLQKLGVSFSFAKKAPVKLESIASVFKDHAEEGTSEDGTKADEKGADQGLQKVGDSDGNSNLDGKKEDEDLQDGGSLASTLSKLKRMKREEGAGTTEPEYYHYIPPAHCKVKPNFPFLLFMRASEQMEGDSSTHPKNVLESKKSSSPKPKGCNKVAASQGAEKTVSEVSEQQTETGVAETSEPGSKAETKKASGREQSLESQSQKASEIQMCESNPSKETSQTTPAGKESQEGPKHPTGPFFPVLSKDESTALQWPSELLIFTKAEPSISYSCNPLYFDFKLSRNKDARAKGTEKPKDVGDASKDHLQGLDPGEPSKSKEGENVEHSSGGRMDTPASGSAYSSLSKQEPGGSHGSEAEDTGRSLPGKKERSGKSHRHKKKKKHKKSSKHKRKHKAGLEEKSSKVESGEKSKKRKKRKRKKNKSSAPADSERGPKPEPPGSGSPAPPRRRRRAQDDSQRRSLPAEEGSGAKKDEGGGGGSSQDHGGRKHKGEPPASSCQRRASTKRSSRSSHRSRPSSGDEDSDDVSSRRLHPKSPSQYSEDEEDDDSASEHSHSRSRSSRRHSSRRSSRRSYSSSSDASSDQSCYSRQRSYSDDSYSDYSDRSRRHKRSHDSDDSDYASSKHRSKRHKYSSSDDDYSLSCSQSRSRSRSHSRQRSRSRGRSRSSSCSRSRSKRRSRSTTAHSWQRSRSYSRDRSRSTRSPSQRSGSRKGSWGHESPEERRSGRRDFVRSKIYRSQSPHYFRSGRGEGPGKKEDGRGDDGKGTGPPSQNSTVGTGRGSEGDCSPEAKNSLTAKLLLEKVQSRKVERKPSVSEEVLATPNKAGLKLKDPPQGYFGPKLPPSLGNKPVLPLIGKLPATRKPNTKKCEESGLERGEEQEQSETEEGPPASSDAPFGHQYPSEETAGPLSDPPPEEPKSEEAPADHPVAPLGTPVHSDCYPGDPTISHNYLPDPSDGDTLESLGSGSQPGPVESSLLPIVPDIEHFPNYAPPSGEPSIESADGAEDASLAPLESQPITFTPEEMEKYSKLQQAAQQHIQQQLLAKQVKAFPASAALAPATPALQPIHIQQPATASATSITTVQHAILQHHAAAAAAAIGIHPHPHAQPLAQVHHIPQPHLTPISLSHLTHSIIPGHPATFLASHPIHIIPASAIHPGPFTFHPVPHAALYPTLLAPRPAAAAATALHLHPLLHPIFSGQDLQHPPSHGT, from the exons AGATTGAAAGATCTCAAGCAGAGAGAGTTTGCCCGAAATGTTTCTTCAAGATCCCGCAAGgatgagaagaaacaggaaaaagccCTTCGGCGGCTCCATGAGTTGGCAGAGCAAAGAAAACAAGCTGAGTG TGCCCCTGGAAGTGGTCCTATGTTCAGACCAACCACAGTGGCTGTAGATGAAGAAGGTGGAGATGATGATAAAGATGAATCGGCTACAAACAGTGGCACAAGTGCCACTGCCACTTGTGGCCTGGGATCTGAATTCTCCACAGATAAAGGAGGCCCTTTCACTGCAGTACAAGTCACTAATACCACTGGACAGGCACAGGCTCCTGGGTCATCCTCCCAAGGCATCAGCTTTGGCATTAAGAATAATCTGGGGACCCCACTGCAAAAATTGGGAGTATCGTTTTCCTTTGCCAAGAAGGCTCCTGTCAAACTCGAATCAATAGCATCTGTTTTCAAGGACCACGCAGAGGAAGGGACCTCTGAAGACGGAACAAAAGCTGATGAGAAGGGTGCTGACCAAGGATTGCAGAAGGTGGGAGACTCTGACGGTAACAGTAATCTCGATGGTAAAAAAGAAGATGAAGACCTTCAGGATGGAGGGTCCCTTGCCTCAACATTATCtaagttaaaaagaatgaagcgAGAAGAAGGAGCTGGCACTACAGAGCCAGAGTATTACCACTACATCCCGCCAGCACACTGCAAAGTAAAACCTAATTTTCCCTTCCTACTCTTTATGAGAGCCAGTGAACAAATGGAAGGTGATAGTAGTACACATCCAAAGAATGTCCtagaaagcaaaaaaagcagTTCTCCCAAGCCTAAAGGCTGCAACAAGGTGGCGGCAAGCCAAGGAGCAGAAAAGACAGTTAGTGAAGTCTCTGAGCAGCAAACGGAAACTGGTGTAGCTGAGACCTCAGAGCCTGGAAGCAAAGCTGAAACAAAGAAGGCCTCAGGAAGGGAGCAGAGCTTAGAGAGTCAGAGTCAGAAGGCTTCAGAGATCCAAATGTGTGAATCTAACCCTTCTAAAGAAACCTCTCAGACCACCCCAGCAGGGAAAGAAAGCCAGGAGGGACCCAAACATCCTACTGGTCCCTTCTTTCCAGTTTTGAGCAAAGATGAAAGCACTGCCCTCCAGTGGCCATCAGAACTATTAATTTTCACCAAGGCAGAACCCTCCATTTCATACAGTTGTAACCCTTTATACTTCGACTTTAAACTTTCAAGGAACAAAGATGCCAGAGctaaagggacagaaaaaccAAAGGACGTAGGAGACGCCTCAAAAGACCATCTCCAAGGCCTTGATCCTGGCGAGCCAAGTAAAAGCAAGGAAGGAGAGAACGTAGAACATTCCTCAGGAGGCAGAATGGATACACCTGCTTCAGGGTCTGCCTATAGCAGCCTCAGTAAGCAGGAGCCTGGGGGCAGCCATGGGTCAGAGGCAGAAGACACAGGCAGAAGCCTTCCTGGCAAGAAAGAACGATCTGGGAAGTCCCACcgacacaaaaagaaaaagaagcacaaaaaatCCAGCAAACACAAACGGAAACACAAGGCTGGCCTAGAAGAGAAAAGTTCTAAGGTAGAATCTGGGGAGAAGTCTAAGAAGCGCAAGAAACGAAAACGGAAGAAGAATAAGTCATCAGCCCCGGCAGATTCTGAACGGGGCCCCAAACCAGAACCCCCAGGGAGTGGTAGCCCTGCGCCACCAAGAAGACGACGGCGAGCTCAAGATGATTCCCAGCGGAGATCCCTCCCAGCTGAAGAAGGGAGCGGGGCCAAGAAGGATGAAGGTGGAGGCGGTGGCAGCTCCCAAGATCATGGTGGGAGGAAACACAAAGGTGAACCTCCAGCTTCATCCTGCCAGCGAAGAGCTAGCACCAAACGGAGCAGCCGGTCCAGCCATCGGAGCCGACCTAGTAGTGGGGATGAGGATAGTGACGACGTCTCTTCCCGCCGGCTCCACCCGAAGTCTCCGTCCCAGTACAGTGAGGACGAGGAGGACGACGACTCCGCCAGTGAGCATTCCCACAGCCGCTCCCGGTCCAGCCGGCGCCATTCCTCACGCCGTTCCTCCCGGCGTTCTTATTCAAGCAGCTCAGACGCGTCTTCAGACCAGAGCTGCTACAGTAGACAGCGCAGTTACTCTGATGACAGCTATAGTGACTACAGTGACCGATCCCGGAGGCACAAGCGCTCCCATGACTCTGACGACTCCGACTACGCCAGCTCCAAGCACCGGTCCAAACGGCACAAATACTCATCTTCTGACGACGACTATAGCCTCAGCTGCAGCCAGTCCCGGAGCCGGTCCCGGAGTCATTCCAGACAGCGCTCGCGATCCCGGGGCCGCAGCCGCAGTAGCAGTTGTAGTCGCAGCCGGAGCAAACGGAGAAGCCGCAGCACCACAGCCCACAGCTGGCAGCGGAGCCGGAGCTATAGCCGTGACCGCAGCCGCAGCACCAGAAGCCCTTCCCAGAGATCAGGCTCCAGGAAGGGGTCGTGGGGTCACGAGAGCCCTGAGGAGAGGCGTTCTGGTCGTCGAGACTTTGTTCGCTCTAAGATCTACCGCTCTCAGTCTCCCCACTATTTCCGCTCAGGGCGGGGAGAAGGTCCTGGGAAGAAAGAAGATGGCAGAGGAGATGATGGTAAAGGGACAGGCCCACCCTCCCAGAACAGTACCGTAGGCACAGGAAGGGGGTCAGAAGGTGACTGCAGCCCTGAAGCCAAGAACTCCCTCACTGCCAAACTGCTGCTGGAGAAGGTCCAGTCCAGGAAAGTGGAGAGGAAGCCCAGTGTGAGTGAGGAGGTGCTGGCCACCCCTAATAAAGCCGGGCTCAAGCTCAAGGACCCCCCACAAGGTTACTTTGGGCCCAAGCTCCCCCCCTCTCTTGGCAATAAGCCTGTCCTTCCACTGATAGGGAAGCTACCAGCTACCCGAAAGCCCAACACCAAGAAATGTGAAGAGTCTGGCTTAGAAAGGGGAGAAGAGCAAGAACAGTCAGAGACAGAAGAAGGGCCTCCGGCAAGTAGTGATGCCCCGTTTGGACATCAGTACCCCTCAGAGGAAACAGCTGGCCCCTTATCAGACCCACCCCCAGAAGAGCCAAAGTCTGAAGAAGCTCCTGCTGATCATCCTGTGGCTCCGCTAGGCACCCCAGTGCACTCTGATTGCTATCCTGGGGACCCAACCATCTCCCATAACTACCTCCCTGACCCCAGTGATGGGGACACCCTAGAGTCCTTGGGTAGTGGCAGTCAGCCAGGCCCTGTGGAGTCCAGCTTGCTGCCAATAGTGCCGGACATTGAGCACTTCCCCAATTATGCACCTCCCAGTGGGGAGCCTAGTATTGAGTCAGCTGATGGAGCCGAGGATGCTTCCCTGGCCCCCCTGGAGAGCCAGCCCATCACCTTCACCCCCGAGGAGATGGAGAAGTACAGCAAGCTCCAGCAGGCCGCACAGCAACACATCCAGCAGCAGCTTCTGGCTAAGCAAGTAAAGGCCTTTCCGGCCTCAGCTGCCCTGGCCCCGGCCACTCCAGCCCTGCAGCCCATCCACATTCAGCAGCCGGCCACAGCCTCTGCCACCTCGATCACAACCGTTCAGCATGCCATCCTGCAGCACCATGCCGCCGCAGCTGCTGCTGCCATTGGCATTCACCCCCACCCTCACGCCCAGCCACTCGCCCAAGTACATCATATTCCCCAGCCCCACCTGACCCCCATTTCCTTGTCCCACCTCACTCACTCAATCATCCCGGGCCACCCTGCCACCTTTCTCGCTAGCCATCCCATCCACATCATTCCTGCCTCAGCCATCCATCCTGGGCCCTTCACCTTCCACCCTGTCCCACATGCTGCCCTCTACCCTACCCTCCTTGCCCCACGACCTGCTGCAGCAGCTGCCACTGCCCTCCACCTTCACCCACTACTTCACCCCATCTTCTCAGGTCAGGACCTGCAGCACCCCCCCAGCCATGGCACATGA